Proteins from one Gammaproteobacteria bacterium genomic window:
- a CDS encoding thiamine pyrophosphate-binding protein: MNSAIGRTMAGADIVIETLADLGVDTVFGYSGGAILPTYDAIFRFNSEHDGGAGDAIQLVVPANEQGACFMASGYARAGGRPGVCLVTSGPGATNCVTPVRDSLADSVPLVLLCGQVPTSAMGTDAFQEAPIV, translated from the coding sequence ATGAATTCGGCAATCGGGCGGACGATGGCGGGGGCCGACATCGTCATCGAGACCCTCGCCGACCTCGGCGTGGACACCGTGTTCGGTTACAGCGGCGGCGCCATTCTGCCCACCTACGACGCCATTTTCCGCTTCAACAGCGAGCACGACGGCGGCGCCGGCGACGCCATTCAACTGGTGGTGCCGGCCAACGAGCAGGGCGCGTGTTTCATGGCCTCGGGCTACGCGCGCGCCGGCGGGCGGCCCGGCGTGTGCCTCGTCACCTCCGGCCCCGGCGCCACCAACTGCGTCACGCCGGTGCGCGACTCGCTCGCCGACTCGGTGCCGCTGGTGCTGCTGTGCGGGCAGGTGCCGACCAGCGCGATGGGCACCGACGCCTTTCAGGAGGCGCCCATCGTCA